The following nucleotide sequence is from Roseofilum capinflatum BLCC-M114.
GATTATAGTGAAAATTTGGTTTACGATGAGCGAGAACAGTGGCCAAATGAATCAAAAGCTGGGAAACTAATTATTAAACATTTATTATCCGGTGGTCGCGGCCATTATGGCCCCCTAGAACATCCTCAAATCGTTCTCAACTGTGGTTATTTTCCGCACAGCGTTATGCAACAAGTACGGACTCATCGGGTCGGAATCTCATTCGACGTACAATGTCTCGCTGCCAATACGGAAGTTACCTTTGTCAATTGTAAGGGTGAAAGCAGCAAAAAACTCAAAAAAACCATCGGAGAATTATATGACCTCTGGCACAATGGCGAAAAAGCGATTCGTTCAAGACAGATTAGAGGTCGAAAAGGTGAACCCCCTGGAGAATATCGCCGTGATTGTAAAAAGAGACTCCAGAAGATGCGGTTACGGGTTTTAAACGAAGAAAGCGGTTTGTTTGAAGTTGGACATATTGAACAAGTCATCTGTCAAGGTATTCAACCTGTTTATCGCATGACTTTGGCAAATGGGAAAACTCTCGATTGTACCGTCAATCATCGCCTATTCACTTCAGAAGGTTGGCAAACCCTGGGTGAAGCAGTGGGATTAGTGACTGGAGAGGATGGTCATGTGATTAACATGACTAAAAAAGCTGCGGTTATGTGTAACGGGATGCCGGTTGCTGGCAATGGTTGGTATCGGGAAAAAGATTGGATTGAAGAGAAAGTTAACGCTGTTTTTTCCACCGATGAGCCAAAAAAATTGGGAATTTATCCTCTCTATCGTAACAGAGAATGGTTACAGGAAAGATTGGCGGAAGGTCTTCATGTTGATGAGATGGCACATCTGTGTAATTGTTCAATTGAAGCCATTAAAAAGTGGGTTTATTTTTATGGACTATCCTTGAATAAGCGTCCCAAAGGTCAAAAGAATCCTTGGAATAAGGGCAAAACTGGATACCATCTTAATCTGTCACCAGAGAGTCAACAAAAACGTCGAGATAATGCAAGGAAATACACCCGACGAGGATCAGAGTCTAATTTTTGGAAAGGAGGTACGTCTAATGAACGTCAAAAAATTGGCGCATGGACAAGAGAAATTGCTCCTGAAGTTCACCAAAAGTTTGATTATGTCTGTCAGTGTTGTGGAGAACGTGGAGGACAATTACATGCTCATCATTTAGTCCCTGTTTATGCAGATGAGAGTTTGGCCTATGACTTTGATAATCTGATTACACTCTGTAAGCTTTGCCACGAAAAGATTCATCATCAGAATAAAGAAGAAGAAT
It contains:
- the thyX gene encoding FAD-dependent thymidylate synthase: MDKFRVEVITKIPNPQQVIYAAMHQDYSENLVYDEREQWPNESKAGKLIIKHLLSGGRGHYGPLEHPQIVLNCGYFPHSVMQQVRTHRVGISFDVQCLAANTEVTFVNCKGESSKKLKKTIGELYDLWHNGEKAIRSRQIRGRKGEPPGEYRRDCKKRLQKMRLRVLNEESGLFEVGHIEQVICQGIQPVYRMTLANGKTLDCTVNHRLFTSEGWQTLGEAVGLVTGEDGHVINMTKKAAVMCNGMPVAGNGWYREKDWIEEKVNAVFSTDEPKKLGIYPLYRNREWLQERLAEGLHVDEMAHLCNCSIEAIKKWVYFYGLSLNKRPKGQKNPWNKGKTGYHLNLSPESQQKRRDNARKYTRRGSESNFWKGGTSNERQKIGAWTREIAPEVHQKFDYVCQCCGERGGQLHAHHLVPVYADESLAYDFDNLITLCKLCHEKIHHQNKEEEFAQSYQPILEPKSWQSKPNPPGKKLKAHPVKIVKVEYLGEQMTYDLEVSGNWHNFVANGLVVHNSNRYTGSRIIQAAQGLKPIEEVFYLRPVGDYSNRQGKHYAYTEEQRQSDLAWCLQAAKRYQQMVESGISEEHARGIIPFDVRQHFVVSLNGRSLMHLLDLRYKLDAQLECQKLCEHIFPHFQAWMPEIAEWYEKNRLKKAKLSP